One genomic segment of Scylla paramamosain isolate STU-SP2022 chromosome 9, ASM3559412v1, whole genome shotgun sequence includes these proteins:
- the LOC135103506 gene encoding B9 domain-containing protein 1-like has product MSVSSPSVFLLSVSGQVEAGRFMGGDNLHFNYCFTAGQDWEVVSGLEECVSQTACCSDDERQLFVWNFPIDITYKSTNPFGWPQIILSVYGTDFFGNIVIVGYAACHVPLTPGTHTRRLKTFVPESASTIQKLMSWLTGRRPEFLNPKIIAQGRGREVTRVRSHGEITITFNVMMKDFAKLGYDCGAPSKVPYLGAPPPPQTVTVPREGQSDA; this is encoded by the exons ATGTCTGTGTCGTCGCCAAGTGTGTTCCTGCTCAGTGTGTCAGGGCAGGTGGAGGCCGGCCGCTTCATGGGGGGAGACAACCTCCACTTCAACTACTGCTTCACTGCCGGCCAGGACTGGGAGGTGGTGTCA GGACTGGAGGAATGTGTGTCACAGACAGCTTGTTGTAGCGATGATGAGAGGCAGTTGTTTGTGTGGAATTTTCCAATAGACATTACGTACAAGTCAACAAATCCTTTTGGCT GGCCACAGATCATCCTGAGTGTGTATGGAACAGACTTCTTTGGCAACATTGTTATTGTGGGATATGCTGCTTGTCATGTGCCCCTCACTCCTGGCACACACACCCGCAG GCTTAAAACCTTTGTGCCAGAGTCAGCATCCACCATTCAGAAGCTCATGTCGTGGCTTACCGGCCGAAGACCTGAATTCCTAAACCCTAAAATCATTGCCCAAGGCCGTGGACGGGAAG TGACGCGTGTGAGATCACATGGAGAAATCACCATTACTTTTAATGTGATGATGAAAGATTTTGCCAAGCTTGGATATGACTGTGGTGCCCCCTCCAAGGTACCCTACCTGGgtgcccctcccccaccccaaaCTGTTACTGTGCCAAGGGAAGGTCAGAGTGATGCTTAG